The Mycobacterium avium subsp. avium genomic sequence GGCGGGCGTCGTCGGGGTGGCAGATGCCCTTGATGATCAGCGGCAGATCGGTCAGCGACCGCAGCCAGGGCAGGTCGTCCCAGGTCAGCGGGTGTCCGAAGGTCGATATCCACTGCAGCACGGTGCCCTGCGGGTCCTCCTCGGGCGGGCGCGCCAGGGCGGCGCGGAACACCGGATCGCTGGTGTAGTTGCTCAGGCACATCCCCCGCAGCTGGGGAAAGTTGGCGGTGGACAGGTCGCGCGGTCGCCAGCCGGGGATCCAGGTGTCCAGGGTGACGATGATGCCCTTGAAGCCGGCGGCCTCGGCCCGGTGCACGAGGCTGGCGGCCAGCTCCCGGTCCTTCGGGGTGTAGAGCTGAAAGAAGCCGGGGGTGTCGCCGAACTGCGCGGCGACGTCTTCCATCGGGTCGGCGGTCAGGGTGGAAACGACCATGGGGACGCCGGTGGCCGCGGCCGCCCGCGCGGTGGCGAGGTCGCCGTGGCCGTCCTGGGCGCAGATGCCGATGACGCCGATCGGCGCCATGAACACCGGCGACGGCAGGGTCAGGCCGAACATCTGCGGCAGCTCGGTAGTTAGGGTGACCTTACTCACGCCGTTTATGGTGGCCCAGCGGGCGCAATCAGGCAATAGCCGGCCGCGCCGGCGGCCAAACAGCCTTGATGACACGTCTCACCAGGTCTTGGGGGGATGTGCGCAATTCGGCGATTGGTGTTGGTGGCCTAGGGCATTATGACTCCATGCCGTCGTCAATTCCTGCGCCGGTGGAGTCTTCCGTTCTGCGCTGGGCGCGCGAATCGTGCGGGCTGAGCGCACTGGCGGCAGCCCGTAAGCTCGGCTTGCCCGACGACCGTGTGGAAGCGTGGGAGGCGGGCAGGGCGGTGCCGACCATCGCCCAGTTGCGCAAGGCCGCCGAGGTTTACAAACGCTCGCTCGCGGTGTTCTTCCTCTCCGAACCGCCCGAAGGGTTCGACACGCTGCGGGACTTTCGGCGGCTCGACGGCACCCAGGCTGGTCACTGGTCTCCCGAGCTGCATGAGGAATTTCGGCGCGCACATACGCAGCGCGATTTTGCGCTGGAGCTGGCCGAGACAGAGGAACGGGAGCTCCCTGTTGCCTGGCGCATCCCGGTGTCAGCCGACGACAACGACGCCGAGATTGCGGCGCGCATCCGCGCAGCCTTGATCGATGTCGGCCCCCTGCCCATCCCGCCTAATTCCCTAAGTCCGTACGAGCATCTGAATGCGTGGGTGTCAGCCATCGAGGCATCCGGCATGCTGGTGCTGGCCACGCGCGGCGGCAAGGTGTCCGTGGACGAGATGCGCGGCATGTCTCTGTACTTCGACGTGCTGCCAGTGATCGTGCTCAATGGCGGCGACTACCCTCGGCCCCGGCTGTTCTCGCTGCTACATGAGTTCGTACACCTTGTGCTGCACACCGAGGGGCTGTGTGACGTGGTGGCCGACGATCGGCCCCGCACCGCAAACCGGACACTGGAAGCGCGGTGCAATGCCGTCGCCGCCGCCGTGCTGATGCCCGCCGCCGACGTACGCGCACGGCCGGACGTCATCGCTCGACGCGACATTCCAGCGTCTTGGGACTACGACACCTTGCGGCCAGTCGCGGCGCAGTTCGGTGTGAGCGCCGAGGCGTTCCTACGACGATTGAGCGCGCTCGGCCTCGTACCAGTAGACCTCTACCGTCAGCGTCGCGCCGAGTTCATCGCCGCCCACGAGGAGGAGGCCGACCGCGCTCGAACCGGCGGCGGCGACTGGTACCGAAACACGGTGCGCGACCTCGGCAAGGCCTACGTGCGCGCAGTAACCGATGCTCACCGGCGCCGCGTAATCGACAGCAACACCGCAGCGATCTACCTAGACGCGAAGGTAAGCCAGATCCCCCGCTTGGCCGAATCCGCCGAGTTGCGGAATGTCGTCTGACTGACGTGCTTTATTCCTTCGACACCAGCGCCATCCTCAATGGGCGGCGCGACCTGTTCCGGCCCACGGTGTTTCACACGCTGTGGGCGCGGATCGAGGACGCCATCGCGGCCGGCCTCGTTCGGTCGGTGGATGAGGTCCGGCACGAACTCAATAGACGCGATGACGACGCTCGGCAGTGGGCCGACGCGCAGCTTGACTTGTTCGTTCCGCTAGAACAACCCATACAGCAGGGCGCGACGCAGATTCTCCGCCTTTACCCGCGGCTGGTGAGCCAGGGCGGAAGGCGCAGCGCAGCCGACCCGTTCGTCATCGCGCTGGCGATGGTCCACAACGGTACTGTCGTCACCGAGGAGACCGCGAGCGGCAAGCTCGACAGGCCCCGCATTCCCGATGTCTGCGCGGCTGTCGGCGTGCCGTGCCTCAACCTCATGGGATACATCGAGGCGCAGGGCTGGACGTTCTGACCGCGATAGTAGGTCGTCGCCAGATACGGAGCCGCTACTGGTCGATGTGGTGGTTTGGTTGTCCGATCGGCGTCGGCGGGATCTGATCGGCCCCGGGCACGATGAAGCAGTTCTGGACCGGCGGGGTGTAGACCCCGCCGCCGTACTGGCCGTGGGCGAACATGCACCGCTTCCATGACCCGTCGGGCCGGATCGGGCCGTCGCAGTAGTTGGCGAACACCTGGGTCTCACAGCCGGCCATCGGGTCACCGGGCACAGCCGAAGCGGTAGGCGCCGGGGCACAGGCGGTCAGGGCGGCACCGAACACCGCCCCGGCGAACGTCGCTGCGATCCTCATGAATTGATTACCCCTCCTTTGTCAGAGAGAGGTCTATCAGACCACGACGACACATGTCAGCGGTTCGGGCGACCCATCTTCAGCCGAGAAAAGCTGCCGATGTTGCGCGGATGTTGTGCGCGACGCGCAAATAACGCTCCTACCTTGTGGTCCCGGCTGGGATCGAACCAGCGACCTTCCGCGTGTGAAGCGGACGCTCTCCCACTGAGCCACGGGACCGGCGAACGACGTCGAAGACTAGCACGAGCCAGACCCGACGATACCGGCCGCATCGGCTTCGGCGGGACGACGCGATAGCCTAGACACGGCTCGTACCAAGAAATTTGTATGTGCCCGCTCACGTCGACTATCGTCGTGCTTCGCACCGGGCGACGATCTCGTCCGTGGCGCGCGGATGTAGCGCAGTTGGTAGCGCATCACCTTGCCAAGGTGAGGGTCGCGGGTTCGAATCCCGTCATCCGCTCGAAGGTGCAAGTGGCGTGGACCCCAACGGTGGAGTGGCCGAGTGGTGAGGCAACGGCCTGCAAAGCCGTGCACACGGGTTCGATTCCCGTCTCCACCTCCAGCTTTTGGTTTCCCCGGCGCGATTAGCTCAGCGGGAGAGCGCTTCCCTGACACGGAAGAGGTCACTGGTTCAATCCCAGTATCGCGCACCAGCTTTCGTAATGCTCAGAACCACAATCTGAGCCGGCAAGCAGGCCACGTGAACTACATGTGAACTGGTCAACGGGACGCTAGCATCCGACCGAGAGGTAGCTAGCCATGACCACTGCAAGCCTCAGTACGCAACCACACCCCGATTTGTCGGTACCTGGAGCGAAGGTTGGTCTTTCCCGACAAGAAGGCCCAGCCATGACAACCGCCACCAGCACCGACGCCATTCACGCGAGCACCGGCACTGCGGCTTCGTTCGCCGAGATCATCGCCGAATCATGGGATGAACCGCTCCGTTGTCAGACCAAGCAGACAGCGCGGCCATGCCGCAACCCAGCAGCCTGGATAGCCCAGCACTGCGCGGACCGGGGAACGGCGGTCTGCACCTTCCACAAGAACCGGTACGTGCGAAAGACGCTGATACTGCTCGCCACGTCCCCGAGGCTGCTGCTGCGATGCGGCAAGTGCAAGGATTCGTTCCCCGTCGAGCACTTCGTTGACTTCCGAGCGGTCTGACCGGTGGCCGGACACCAATGCCCACGCTGCGGGCTCGAATTCGAACGCGACACGTGGCGCGATCGGCACCCGGCCGCCGCCGTGTGCGCCGGCGTCTTTGTGGGCTTGCCGGCGCTCTATACCGTCGCCGGCGTGATCCTGGCGTACCCGTGGTTCTTCGTGCCTGTGCTCGTCGTCGTGTGCGCGCTGTTGGTCAATCGGGCCCAGCGCCGGCGCGCGGCCATCGCGGCCCGGGCCGACTGGGAGTACCGGCAACAGATGCTCGGTGCGGTGTTCGCCGACCACCGCGCGCTGGCTATGCAGCCGCCACCACGGCGCCGAGCGGCCGGCCACTCGGCGGTGACCGAGCGCATTTTGCGGCGGGGGTAGGCGCAGGTCGCGTATCTTCACCGGCATGCACTGGGGTGACGTACCAGGCTGGGTTGCCCTGGTGATTTCGCTGTGCTCTGCGTTGCTGTCGTGGCGAGTGTTGCGGTGGGAGAAGCAGTCAGCTAAGGCCGCCGAGCGAAGCGCAGACGAAGCAGCCCGCGCCAATCTGATCGCAGAGCGCGCGCTCGAAGCCGGCATCGCCGGCCACACCACCGCGAGCGATGAACCGAAGCCGGCCGAAGTGGCGTGGCGAATCGAAAAAGGCGACGGCGACCAGTACGTCCTACGCAACACCGGAACAGACACAGCCGAACACGTCTACGTCGATGAATCCCGGGCGCCGCGCATCAACCGCCGACTTCCCAACGATTCGGTCGTCCAACCGGGTGCAGGCCACACCATGCTTCTCAAGGGGTCGATGCAATCCCCCATGCCCAACGAGCTGTATGTGAAGTGGGCGGGCCAGGACGATTGGGTTGCCGTGCCGCTTCGCTGACCCCAAGCTGGCGACGCTCCCGACGTCGGAGCCCATCACACTTGGTTGACCACAGAACCGATGCGGCGAAGCGCCGTCATCGTTGTGCAGGAGAATTGGGAGTAGGAGGTCACCGGTGACAGATAACGCACGAGGGTTTCCCGAATCGCTGGCCGGTGCAGAGGTCAGCGACATCGACCTCCACGCCGAAGAATTCGTCTTTCAAGGCGAGCTGATGACTGATGAGCGCGCCGCGCAGATCGCTCAAGCCGTCTTCGACAAGGGCGCCCCCGCCAGCGGCTTCATGACTGACGGGGGCTAAGTGCTCGGCAACCCCGGGCCCGCCGCGCACCTCGCCTGACGGTACCCCATCGCCACATCAACTAACCGCAGTAGTTTGGCGCCGTTCGCGGCGCCGGCGCCGGGGTTCGGTGCGACCGGGATGCTCGGTCACCGGCCGGCAATCGCGGGTTTGACAACCGACACCGGCACGCCATACCGGGCGGCCAGCCGCTCGCCAAGCTGAGGGTCACCCGAGTCGACAGGCACGAGCAAGTCGACGATTTCGGCCGCCGCCGCCCGCAATTCGTCATCGGCGACGCGGAACATCGGAGGCGCCGGCACAAACGGTATAGCGCCCGTCAGCGCGACGGCGCCAATGACGTAGGACGGTGGCGGCGGAATTGCAAGGCCGCGCCGCCACGCTCGCACCAGATTGGCCTCAACGCTCACCCGATGTCGCTGCGCTCGCACCCGGGCGTGCTCGACGGTGCGCTCTGCAAAAACGCCGCAGAGACAGCCTGGCGCCGGCGGCCGATGGTCCGGAGCCGTCGGGCACGTCGCGGTCATCCGCGCCGAAAACCACGCCGGCCCGTAGTCCTCGCCGCTGACCATGCGCAAGGCAATCTCACTCGCCTGCAACACGTTGATGCCCTCAACCGGCGGCGCAACGTACGGCGAGAGCAGCAAATCCTCCCCCGGCCGCACAACCCAGAACCGGTAGCCGACCGTCATTCGCCGCCCCCGCGCTGGCGGTACGCCTGCAACCGGCACGCCTCCGAGCACCACTTCCGCCGGCCCGATACCGGCGCACCGCAATTCCGGCACACGCGCGAACCCGTACGCAACCCGTACGAACCCGTACGCCCGTCACCACCCGAACCGAGCCCGCCCGCCGCATCATCCGCCGAATCAAGCCGATACGGCGATAGGTCAATTACGTTGTTCTGCAATTGATTACAACTATTCGACGGATTTTCGGACGCTGGCAGCGAAATTCCCAGACCCGTACACGGCATTTTTACCAGAACCGAACGGCTGTCAGTAGATACGGGCGGGGAGTCTCCACCGTATCCCCTTCGAGCCGGCGCCGGGCTCGCCGCGCCAGGCGTCCCTCCGGTGGCGGTGTGGTCGGTGTCGGCGTCGCGCAGATCGTGGCTCGCGGCAAAGGATGCGGTCATGGCCACGTCTTGCACTCTCGTTATGTCGACATGCTCAGTGTTTGACGCGGCGCCGGCACCGACCGGTTCGTCGACGATGGTGGCGAAGTGGTGCTTTTGCCAGTGCATCGCCAAGTGCTTCGGCACGTCGTGGAGTGTGCCGTCGCGTTGCGCACCGTCGTGGAAAACCAGGTGACCTGGCGTCACTGTGACGGTGCATGGTGTGGTGTCACGGCGCGGCTTGCGCCTACGCATCGTCCATTGGTTCGTACACGACGGTTGCGAAGCGTTTGCGTAGCCAGTCCATCGCAATGTGTTTGGGCACATCGCGGATGGTGCCGCCGCGCTGGTCGCCGTCCCAGTAAACGGCCGTGCCGGGCGTGACGTCTACGGTGCACGGCTTGTGGTCGTCCACCGATGGCTCGTGTGCGCGGCGTGCGCTCTTGGTTGTCATGGTCATCAGGTGGTCGCAATCTTGACGAGGGTCGGCGGGTTGGGGAAGCCGAAGCCGAGCCGCACGATGGCGCGCACCGCGACACGGTGGCTGGTGAAGAACACGCTTCGGTCGGATTCGACCTCTGCGGTTTCGCGCACGACCATGAACGCCTGACTCTGCGAGATGCCCCACACGACGTTGTTCGTGGTCGTGACGTACGGCGACGTGAGCAACGGAATGCCGAGAATCTGCCGCTGGCCGGGCTTGGTGGGGTCTGGTTGCAACAACGGAAGGTTGTAGTCGGCGCCGACTTTCAGCTTGGCCAGCGCCATCGCGGTCGCCGGGTTGGTGACCCATGCGGTAATGACGCCGTTGTGCTGGGCGGCCGTGTAAATGGCGTCGCTGAACGGGTCGACGTTGGCGTACGCGGCGCCGGCCGAAACGGTGGATACGCCGCTGACACCGGGAATGCCACCCGGGCCGTTGGTCGTGGTGGCCGTGAATAGCGCCTGGTCGGTCTTGCGGCTGAGGTCGCGGGTGATGCCTTGGCCGACAACGTTGATGGCGGCCGGGCTCGAGTCGTCGGCAAGCTCCTGGCTGATGACGGTCAGCGCGGCCAGCTTGGACGGCGTGACTTCGAGCTCGTCGACGTCGGGGTCGGTCACGGTGATTTCCGCACCTTCGGCCGTCCACGATGCACTGGGGTCGGTCGTGACGATCGGGATTCGGTACGAATGCTCGCCGATCGTGACGGACGTGAGTACTTGGCCGGCGATGGACTGTTGGATCAGCGGTTGAATGATGAGGTCGGCGACCTGTTCGGGCGCGAGAATGGGCCCGAACGTGCTGGTTGTCGATGCCATGAGAAATGCTCCTATGGGTGAGCGCGCTTGTCGCGCAACGATTTACGTTGGCCGCTGTGTTCGGCATCGACTTCGACGAAAACCAAGGTGTCACGTTCGTGACGGGTCGAAGATGCCGACGAGCGGTTCTTCCGCGCGCTCACCCGGAGCGACGTGGCGGGCGCCTGGCCCTGCGTTGAGGTTGGCCCGGTCCTGCCGTCTGTCCGACCTCGACCGCCATCCTACCTTCTGATGACGTCGTTCCA encodes the following:
- a CDS encoding CDGP domain-containing protein → MRIAATFAGAVFGAALTACAPAPTASAVPGDPMAGCETQVFANYCDGPIRPDGSWKRCMFAHGQYGGGVYTPPVQNCFIVPGADQIPPTPIGQPNHHIDQ
- a CDS encoding phage major capsid protein translates to MASTTSTFGPILAPEQVADLIIQPLIQQSIAGQVLTSVTIGEHSYRIPIVTTDPSASWTAEGAEITVTDPDVDELEVTPSKLAALTVISQELADDSSPAAINVVGQGITRDLSRKTDQALFTATTTNGPGGIPGVSGVSTVSAGAAYANVDPFSDAIYTAAQHNGVITAWVTNPATAMALAKLKVGADYNLPLLQPDPTKPGQRQILGIPLLTSPYVTTTNNVVWGISQSQAFMVVRETAEVESDRSVFFTSHRVAVRAIVRLGFGFPNPPTLVKIATT
- a CDS encoding alpha-hydroxy-acid oxidizing protein; its protein translation is MSSRLFGRRRGRLLPDCARWATINGVSKVTLTTELPQMFGLTLPSPVFMAPIGVIGICAQDGHGDLATARAAAATGVPMVVSTLTADPMEDVAAQFGDTPGFFQLYTPKDRELAASLVHRAEAAGFKGIIVTLDTWIPGWRPRDLSTANFPQLRGMCLSNYTSDPVFRAALARPPEEDPQGTVLQWISTFGHPLTWDDLPWLRSLTDLPLIIKGICHPDDARRARDGGVDGIYCSTHGGRQANGGLPALDCLPGVVEAADGLPVLFDSGIRSGADVVKALALGATAVGIGRPYAYGLALGGVDGIVHVLRSILAEADLIMAVDGYPTRKDLTPDTLRRVA
- a CDS encoding DUF4411 family protein, yielding MLYSFDTSAILNGRRDLFRPTVFHTLWARIEDAIAAGLVRSVDEVRHELNRRDDDARQWADAQLDLFVPLEQPIQQGATQILRLYPRLVSQGGRRSAADPFVIALAMVHNGTVVTEETASGKLDRPRIPDVCAAVGVPCLNLMGYIEAQGWTF
- a CDS encoding XRE family transcriptional regulator gives rise to the protein MPSSIPAPVESSVLRWARESCGLSALAAARKLGLPDDRVEAWEAGRAVPTIAQLRKAAEVYKRSLAVFFLSEPPEGFDTLRDFRRLDGTQAGHWSPELHEEFRRAHTQRDFALELAETEERELPVAWRIPVSADDNDAEIAARIRAALIDVGPLPIPPNSLSPYEHLNAWVSAIEASGMLVLATRGGKVSVDEMRGMSLYFDVLPVIVLNGGDYPRPRLFSLLHEFVHLVLHTEGLCDVVADDRPRTANRTLEARCNAVAAAVLMPAADVRARPDVIARRDIPASWDYDTLRPVAAQFGVSAEAFLRRLSALGLVPVDLYRQRRAEFIAAHEEEADRARTGGGDWYRNTVRDLGKAYVRAVTDAHRRRVIDSNTAAIYLDAKVSQIPRLAESAELRNVV